In Sedimentibacter sp. MB31-C6, one genomic interval encodes:
- a CDS encoding metal-sensing transcriptional repressor, protein MKADKDKINQLLKTAAGQIEGISKMVNEDRYCIDISNQILAVQSILKKANNEILKAHMEMCVKQAFIEGNEEEKIKEIIMIIDKLSK, encoded by the coding sequence ATGAAAGCCGATAAGGATAAAATAAATCAATTATTAAAAACAGCAGCTGGACAAATTGAAGGTATTTCGAAAATGGTTAATGAAGATAGATACTGTATTGATATTTCAAATCAAATATTAGCTGTTCAATCTATTCTAAAAAAAGCAAATAATGAAATATTAAAAGCGCATATGGAAATGTGCGTAAAACAAGCTTTCATAGAGGGTAATGAAGAAGAAAAAATCAAGGAAATTATTATGATTATAGATAAATTGTCGAAATAA
- a CDS encoding aldo/keto reductase — protein MDKKYIEKFGLELPKLGFGCMRFPVKDNKIDFLQAKEMINHAISSGLNYFDTAYNYHDEESERFLGKVLPEFPRESYFLTSKLPIWKVEKEDDAEKLFNEQLEKCNTEYFDFYLLHSMGSKRKEIMDKFNLYDFMLKKKLEGKVKHIGFSFHDTNELLEEMVSQHEWDFVQLQINYWDWNENDAKGAYEILEKRNIPCFVMEPVRGGFLASFAQAVEKHFKNYDSNKSTASWALRWVASLPNIAIVLSGMSNLTQLNDNMATFTDFKPITNDELKVIDRVVEDLRKIKPIPCTACRYCMDCPHGVDIPGNFGVYNDYKKTENKFLAIRNYNFIGEKNKANNCLNCGECLSKCPQHINIPEELEKVNTEINSL, from the coding sequence ATGGATAAAAAATATATTGAAAAATTTGGTTTAGAATTACCAAAATTAGGATTCGGATGTATGAGGTTTCCTGTGAAAGATAATAAAATTGATTTCTTACAAGCTAAAGAAATGATCAATCATGCAATTAGTAGTGGATTGAATTATTTTGATACTGCATATAATTACCATGACGAAGAATCAGAAAGATTTTTAGGGAAAGTCCTCCCTGAATTTCCTAGAGAAAGCTACTTTTTAACTAGCAAACTTCCTATATGGAAAGTTGAAAAAGAAGATGATGCGGAAAAATTGTTTAATGAACAATTGGAAAAATGCAATACTGAGTATTTTGATTTTTACTTACTGCACTCTATGGGTTCAAAGAGAAAAGAAATAATGGACAAGTTCAATTTATATGATTTCATGTTAAAGAAAAAATTAGAAGGCAAAGTAAAACATATAGGTTTTTCATTTCATGATACAAATGAATTGTTAGAAGAAATGGTTTCTCAACATGAATGGGATTTTGTACAACTTCAAATTAACTACTGGGATTGGAATGAAAATGATGCAAAGGGTGCATATGAAATTCTAGAAAAACGAAATATACCATGTTTTGTTATGGAACCAGTAAGAGGTGGATTTCTTGCTTCTTTTGCACAAGCAGTAGAAAAACATTTTAAAAATTATGATTCTAATAAAAGCACTGCATCTTGGGCATTAAGATGGGTTGCTTCTTTACCAAATATAGCAATAGTATTAAGTGGGATGTCAAATTTAACTCAGCTTAATGATAATATGGCTACATTTACAGATTTTAAACCAATAACTAATGATGAGTTAAAAGTCATTGATCGTGTTGTTGAAGATTTAAGAAAAATTAAACCTATACCATGTACAGCTTGCCGCTATTGTATGGATTGCCCTCATGGAGTAGATATACCAGGTAATTTTGGAGTTTATAACGATTATAAAAAAACTGAAAATAAATTTCTCGCTATTAGAAATTATAATTTCATTGGTGAAAAGAACAAGGCAAATAATTGCCTAAATTGTGGGGAATGTCTATCTAAATGTCCTCAACATATAAATATTCCAGAAGAATTAGAAAAGGTAAATACAGAGATTAATTCATTATAA
- a CDS encoding putative polysaccharide biosynthesis protein, translated as MKKQNIILGTLILTIATTIVRFVGFFFRIYLANVLGSEGIGLYQLILSFYMLMVTLATSGIRIAVSRLVSEELALNHYANAKKSLHQAIVLSLFTGLLAAFIMYYFANYIGINILNDKRTVLSLLYLVPSLPVMAVSSCYKGYFYAVGKIIKPAIVQITEQLVRIFIILSIMSIYLPKGLEYGCAAVAIGMTIEEIFSLLFTWFLYIFDKKPFANKYIKRKPKNMIFKILGISIPLSGTSYLNSVLRTVENTMIPTRLILYGATAEAAMSLYGMIKGMVLPLLFFPSSFLTSLASILIPSVASDNVKSNEKKVTATLSKVLHFTALSGILVVSVFITFPNEIAMAVYNDPQVGLMLKIISLVCPFMYLNMVISSMLNALGEQVSSFKINIIESILKISIIYFLIPIYGFDAYLFALFLTTVLNTFLYLIKLLQVSCIIFDVSNWIFKPILVAGFSCLTSRVLFTMFIRNSSHNIFALFSSIIILSLLYLMGLILLKSFHLMQVKDLKKLVKNF; from the coding sequence ATGAAAAAGCAGAACATTATTCTTGGAACATTAATATTGACTATTGCTACGACAATAGTGAGATTTGTTGGATTTTTTTTTCGTATTTATCTTGCTAATGTCCTTGGGTCTGAAGGTATTGGACTATATCAACTAATTTTATCTTTTTATATGCTTATGGTAACTTTAGCAACATCAGGGATAAGAATAGCAGTATCTAGGTTAGTTTCTGAAGAACTTGCCTTAAATCACTACGCTAATGCAAAAAAATCTTTGCATCAAGCAATTGTTCTTTCTTTATTTACCGGTCTTTTAGCAGCTTTTATTATGTATTATTTTGCTAATTATATTGGTATTAATATATTAAATGATAAAAGAACTGTTCTATCACTACTGTATTTAGTACCAAGTTTACCAGTTATGGCTGTATCTTCATGTTATAAAGGTTACTTTTATGCGGTTGGAAAGATAATTAAACCTGCAATTGTTCAAATAACAGAGCAACTAGTTAGAATTTTTATTATACTTTCTATAATGAGTATCTATTTACCAAAAGGCTTAGAATATGGATGTGCTGCTGTTGCTATTGGTATGACAATTGAAGAAATATTTTCACTGTTATTTACATGGTTTTTATACATATTTGACAAAAAACCTTTTGCTAATAAATATATCAAACGAAAACCTAAAAATATGATATTTAAAATTCTTGGAATTTCAATACCACTATCTGGTACGTCATACTTAAATTCAGTATTAAGAACTGTTGAAAATACTATGATACCAACTAGATTAATTTTATATGGTGCAACAGCTGAAGCTGCCATGAGCCTATATGGAATGATAAAAGGTATGGTTTTACCACTTTTGTTTTTTCCATCATCATTTCTAACATCTCTTGCATCCATTTTAATTCCTTCGGTTGCAAGTGATAATGTAAAATCAAATGAAAAAAAGGTAACTGCTACACTTTCAAAAGTTTTGCATTTTACAGCACTTTCAGGTATTCTTGTAGTTAGTGTATTCATAACTTTTCCAAACGAAATTGCTATGGCCGTTTACAATGACCCTCAAGTAGGATTAATGTTAAAAATTATTTCATTAGTATGTCCCTTTATGTATTTAAATATGGTAATATCTTCTATGTTAAATGCTTTAGGAGAACAAGTAAGTTCTTTTAAAATAAATATAATAGAATCTATTCTTAAAATTTCAATTATATATTTCCTTATTCCTATATACGGTTTTGATGCTTACTTATTTGCCCTTTTTTTAACTACTGTATTAAATACTTTTTTATATTTAATTAAACTATTACAAGTATCATGTATTATTTTTGATGTATCAAATTGGATATTCAAACCAATACTAGTTGCAGGATTTTCCTGTCTAACTTCTAGGGTTTTATTTACAATGTTTATAAGAAATTCTTCTCATAATATATTTGCTCTATTTTCAAGCATAATAATATTGTCATTGTTATATTTGATGGGGTTAATACTACTTAAAAGCTTCCACTTAATGCAAGTAAAAGATTTAAAAAAACTAGTTAAAAATTTTTGA
- a CDS encoding putative ABC transporter permease, translated as MQYNLIDLTLFFIIYGFGGSFFETLFGSIINKKLIIRGGFLTNYFCPLYGLCAIVIISIYTFSEISIDSRFNALLIATLGSIIAVTFLEYLVGRILDKVFNHKMWDYSKYPLNLHSYICLDFSMLWGIVSLLLSSFIHPIMEILVFSISNTIKYNVILIVSAILFVNASYNIRKMFPTHIIKL; from the coding sequence ATGCAATATAATCTAATTGACTTAACTTTATTTTTCATTATATATGGATTTGGAGGTTCCTTTTTTGAAACTTTATTTGGAAGTATTATCAATAAAAAATTAATCATACGAGGAGGATTTCTTACAAATTACTTTTGTCCATTATATGGTTTATGTGCTATTGTAATAATTTCTATTTATACATTTAGCGAAATATCTATTGACTCAAGATTTAATGCATTACTTATAGCTACTTTAGGAAGTATTATAGCTGTAACATTTTTAGAATATTTAGTAGGAAGAATACTAGATAAGGTTTTTAATCATAAAATGTGGGATTACAGTAAATATCCATTAAACCTTCATTCTTATATATGTTTGGACTTTTCTATGTTATGGGGAATTGTATCTCTGTTGCTTTCAAGCTTCATACATCCAATTATGGAAATTTTAGTATTTTCAATAAGTAATACAATTAAATATAATGTAATTTTAATTGTGTCTGCAATACTCTTTGTAAATGCCTCATACAATATCCGTAAAATGTTCCCAACACACATAATAAAATTATAG
- the ilvB gene encoding biosynthetic-type acetolactate synthase large subunit produces MKLSGSKIILKVLKEKGIDTLFGYPGGAVIPFFDALYDDLDHFKVYRPAHEQNGVHAADGYARSTGKLGVFIATSGPGATNAITGIANAYMDSVPLLVVSGQVANTLIGKDSFQEVDITGLTLSVTKHNYLVRNVENLEDVIREAVDVALEGRPGPVLVDIPKDVFLKECVYKGSKTKYERKFKVPEEEYFNKAVELINKAERPVIYAGGGVRISKNDELLLEFAKKADIPVCNSFMGLGTIPRSNKLSLGFVGMHGSLETNMAVTNCDLLIAIGARFSDRVIGQPNKFAPSASIIHIDIDSTEIDKNTYESIPLIGNMKGILKKLIEKSEEKDRSKWLEEIMLKKLKVDIENQFVPENILNNINEVYNADTIVATDVGQHQMWTGQYWKFNKSNEFITSGGLGTMGFGIGAAIGAQIGNPSKNTILVTGDGSFRMNCQELVTIAKYKLPVKIILLNNNTLGMVRQWQRMFSNARYSETDNYDEVNYQMLTESYGIKGYRAESLKELNEVLNETKNINEPILIECKINIDCSVYPIVPPGRPIDELLLNG; encoded by the coding sequence ATGAAACTATCAGGCTCAAAAATAATTTTAAAAGTCTTAAAAGAAAAAGGCATAGATACCTTGTTTGGATATCCAGGTGGAGCTGTAATACCTTTTTTTGATGCTCTATACGATGATCTTGATCATTTCAAGGTATACAGACCAGCCCATGAGCAAAATGGTGTTCATGCAGCAGATGGATATGCCAGAAGCACAGGAAAGTTAGGCGTATTTATTGCAACATCAGGACCAGGCGCAACAAATGCAATAACTGGTATTGCCAATGCATATATGGATTCTGTACCATTACTAGTAGTTTCAGGTCAAGTTGCAAACACTCTTATAGGTAAAGATTCTTTTCAAGAGGTAGATATAACAGGATTAACATTATCAGTAACAAAACATAATTATTTAGTTCGAAATGTTGAAAATCTAGAGGATGTAATAAGAGAAGCTGTAGATGTTGCTTTAGAAGGCAGACCTGGTCCGGTTTTAGTTGATATTCCAAAGGATGTATTTTTAAAAGAATGTGTATATAAGGGAAGTAAAACTAAATACGAAAGAAAATTTAAAGTACCAGAAGAAGAATATTTTAATAAAGCGGTCGAATTGATAAATAAAGCTGAAAGACCTGTAATTTATGCAGGTGGAGGAGTGAGAATATCAAAAAATGATGAACTTTTATTAGAGTTCGCAAAAAAAGCTGATATACCAGTTTGTAATAGTTTTATGGGTCTAGGTACTATACCAAGAAGTAATAAATTATCTCTTGGGTTTGTTGGAATGCATGGTTCATTGGAAACAAATATGGCAGTAACTAATTGTGATTTATTAATTGCCATTGGAGCACGGTTTAGCGATAGGGTTATAGGTCAACCAAATAAATTTGCACCAAGTGCCAGCATTATACACATTGATATAGATTCAACTGAGATAGATAAGAATACTTATGAGAGTATTCCTTTAATAGGAAATATGAAAGGTATTTTAAAAAAATTGATTGAAAAATCTGAAGAAAAAGACAGAAGTAAGTGGCTTGAAGAAATAATGTTAAAAAAGTTAAAAGTAGATATTGAAAATCAATTTGTTCCAGAAAACATTCTTAATAATATTAATGAAGTATATAATGCAGATACTATAGTAGCAACAGATGTTGGGCAACATCAGATGTGGACGGGTCAATATTGGAAATTTAATAAATCTAATGAATTCATAACATCTGGTGGACTTGGAACAATGGGGTTTGGAATTGGTGCAGCAATAGGTGCACAAATAGGAAATCCAAGTAAAAATACTATATTAGTAACTGGTGATGGTAGTTTTAGAATGAATTGTCAGGAGCTTGTAACAATTGCTAAATACAAACTTCCAGTGAAGATAATTTTATTGAATAATAATACTCTTGGTATGGTAAGACAATGGCAAAGAATGTTCAGTAATGCTAGATATTCAGAAACCGATAATTATGATGAAGTAAATTATCAAATGCTTACTGAATCTTATGGAATAAAAGGTTATAGAGCTGAATCTTTGAAAGAACTTAACGAAGTACTCAATGAAACTAAAAATATTAATGAACCTATTTTAATTGAGTGTAAGATAAATATAGATTGTAGTGTTTATCCAATAGTTCCACCAGGCAGACCCATTGATGAACTATTATTAAATGGCTAA
- the ilvC gene encoding ketol-acid reductoisomerase has protein sequence MGTMYYEKDADLKVLEGKKVAIVGYGSQGHAHALNLKESGVDVVVGLKEGSKSRAKAESHGLTVKSVSEAAKESDVIMILAPDTAQKQIYEESIAPNLEEGNAIAFAHGFNIHFHQIVPPKNVDVFMVAPKGPGHLVRRTYQEGKGVPDVFAVYQDYTGKCRDITFAYAKGIGGTRAGIIETTFKEETETDLFGEQAVLCGGITELIKAGFDTLTEAGYQPEIAYFECLHEMKLIVDLIYEGGFENMRYSISDTAEYGDYVTGRRVITQETRKEMKEILSEIQTGQFASTWISENQAGKPKYYAMKNMELEHPIIETGKKLRSMMSWINNPAEGQE, from the coding sequence ATGGGAACAATGTATTATGAAAAGGATGCAGATTTAAAGGTATTAGAGGGGAAAAAAGTTGCAATAGTTGGTTATGGAAGTCAAGGCCACGCTCATGCTCTTAATTTAAAAGAAAGTGGAGTAGATGTAGTTGTAGGTTTGAAAGAGGGAAGCAAATCAAGAGCAAAGGCTGAATCTCATGGACTTACAGTTAAAAGTGTATCTGAAGCTGCAAAGGAATCAGATGTAATTATGATTTTAGCACCTGATACAGCGCAAAAACAAATTTATGAAGAAAGTATTGCTCCAAATTTGGAGGAAGGAAATGCTATTGCATTTGCTCATGGGTTTAATATTCATTTCCATCAGATAGTTCCACCAAAGAATGTTGATGTATTTATGGTAGCACCAAAAGGACCTGGACATTTAGTTAGAAGAACATATCAAGAAGGTAAAGGTGTACCTGATGTATTTGCAGTTTATCAGGATTATACAGGAAAGTGCAGAGATATTACATTTGCATATGCTAAAGGTATAGGAGGAACAAGAGCTGGTATTATCGAAACAACATTTAAAGAAGAAACGGAAACAGATTTGTTTGGAGAGCAAGCTGTTCTTTGTGGAGGTATCACAGAACTTATAAAAGCAGGATTTGATACTTTAACAGAAGCTGGTTACCAACCGGAAATAGCATATTTTGAATGTTTGCATGAAATGAAATTAATTGTAGATTTAATTTATGAAGGTGGATTTGAAAATATGAGATATTCCATTAGTGATACAGCAGAATATGGAGATTATGTAACAGGTAGAAGGGTTATAACTCAAGAAACAAGAAAAGAAATGAAAGAGATACTTTCAGAAATTCAAACTGGGCAATTTGCAAGTACTTGGATATCTGAGAATCAAGCAGGAAAACCAAAGTATTATGCAATGAAAAATATGGAATTAGAACATCCAATTATAGAAACAGGAAAAAAATTGAGATCAATGATGTCTTGGATTAATAACCCAGCGGAAGGTCAAGAATAA
- a CDS encoding ACT domain-containing protein: protein MCRTVSFKVSSGMDSAVRVLTTLRRKQFDVKEFSMVTIDSSNSEFKVTLEDENKNGLDKAILQMNKLVDVYDIAEV, encoded by the coding sequence ATGTGTAGAACAGTAAGTTTTAAAGTTTCAAGTGGTATGGACTCAGCAGTAAGAGTGTTAACAACGCTTAGAAGAAAACAATTTGATGTGAAGGAATTCAGCATGGTAACTATTGATTCAAGTAATTCAGAATTTAAGGTTACATTAGAAGATGAAAATAAAAATGGATTAGATAAAGCTATATTACAAATGAATAAACTTGTTGATGTGTATGATATTGCAGAAGTTTAA
- the ilvA gene encoding threonine ammonia-lyase — protein MTQNKILNLETTNHEEHIRNASQNLKRVLKKTNLIYSEFFSKEYGNNVYIKPENLQVTGSFKIRGAFNKINNLTKEERKRGIIASSAGNHAQGVALSAQKLGIPSVIVMPNITPLIKIEGTKSYGSEVVIHGDVYDESYKESMRLSKEKGYTYVHAFDDYDVICGQGTVGLEIIEELENIDEILVPVGGGGLISGIALIAKSLKPSIRVTGVEPSGALTMKTSLNKGRIMELDHCRTTAEGVSVKKPGELTYNIANKYVDGIIEVTEEDMTEALLMLVEKHKLIAETSGILPLAALRKLNIKNKNVACVVSGGNVDVLTISSLINKGLVSRSRIFCFSVDLPDTPGQLMKISQILSSVNANVIKLEHNQFKATDRYMNVQLEVTAETNGEKHIQQIIELMKKDNFKINRIY, from the coding sequence ATGACACAGAATAAAATATTAAATTTAGAGACAACCAATCATGAAGAACACATTAGAAATGCATCACAAAACCTAAAAAGAGTACTTAAGAAAACAAACTTAATTTATAGTGAATTTTTCAGCAAAGAATATGGAAATAATGTATATATTAAACCAGAAAATCTTCAAGTAACTGGATCATTTAAAATTAGAGGAGCTTTTAATAAAATTAACAACTTAACAAAGGAAGAAAGAAAAAGGGGTATTATAGCATCGTCAGCTGGAAATCACGCTCAAGGCGTAGCACTTTCAGCACAAAAACTAGGAATTCCTTCAGTAATTGTTATGCCTAACATAACGCCTCTAATAAAAATTGAAGGAACTAAATCTTATGGTTCTGAAGTTGTTATTCATGGTGATGTATATGATGAATCTTATAAAGAATCAATGCGTCTATCTAAAGAAAAAGGATATACTTATGTCCATGCTTTTGATGATTATGATGTTATTTGTGGACAAGGTACTGTTGGGTTAGAGATAATTGAAGAATTAGAGAATATTGACGAAATATTAGTACCTGTAGGTGGTGGTGGACTAATCAGTGGAATCGCTCTTATTGCCAAAAGCCTTAAACCGTCCATAAGAGTTACTGGCGTAGAACCATCAGGTGCATTGACAATGAAAACATCTTTAAATAAGGGGAGAATTATGGAGCTTGACCATTGTCGTACTACAGCGGAAGGCGTTTCAGTTAAAAAACCAGGAGAATTAACATACAATATCGCGAATAAATATGTAGATGGTATTATTGAAGTTACAGAAGAAGATATGACTGAAGCACTATTAATGCTTGTAGAAAAACATAAACTCATAGCAGAAACTTCTGGAATATTGCCATTAGCCGCATTAAGGAAATTAAATATTAAAAATAAAAACGTTGCTTGCGTTGTAAGCGGTGGCAATGTAGATGTTCTTACTATATCATCATTAATAAATAAAGGACTAGTTTCAAGAAGTAGAATATTTTGCTTTTCTGTAGATTTGCCAGATACTCCAGGACAGTTAATGAAAATATCTCAAATTCTTTCATCAGTTAATGCAAATGTTATTAAACTAGAACATAATCAATTCAAAGCTACCGACCGTTATATGAATGTTCAATTAGAAGTAACTGCAGAAACAAATGGAGAAAAACATATACAACAAATAATCGAATTAATGAAAAAAGATAATTTTAAAATTAATAGAATATATTAA